A single Pan troglodytes isolate AG18354 chromosome 19, NHGRI_mPanTro3-v2.0_pri, whole genome shotgun sequence DNA region contains:
- the GLTPD2 gene encoding glycolipid transfer protein domain-containing protein 2 isoform X2, with amino-acid sequence MGVAVRPPALRHWFSHSIPLAIFALLLLYLSVRSLGARSGCGPRAQPCVPGGTAPFQVRQESGTLEAPERKQPPCLGPRGMLGRMMRRFHASLKPEGDVGLSPYLAGWRALVQFLTPLGSVFAFATREAFTKVTDLEARVHGPDAEHYWSLAAMAAWERRAGLLEQPGAAPRDLTRSSGSRTLLLLHRALRWSQLCLHRVATGALGGPDAGVQCSDAYRAALGSHHPWLVRQTARLAFLAFPGRRRLLELACPGATEAEARAALVRAAGTLEDVYNRTQSLLAERGLLQLA; translated from the exons ATGGGAGTGGCGGTGCGGCCCCCAGCCCTGCGGCACTGGTTCAGCCACTCAATTCCTCTAGCTATCTTCgcgctgctgctgctttatctcAGTGTTCGGAGCCTAG GCGCCCGCTCGGGCTGCGGACCCAGGGCGCAGCCCTGCGTTCCAGGGGGAACGGCGCCCTTCCAG GTCCGGCAGGAGTCGGGAACCCTGGAGGCCCCGGAGAGGAAACAGCCTCCGTGTCTGGGCCCTCGGGGGATGCTGGGCCGCATGATGAGGCGGTTCCACGCCAGTCTGAAACCCGAAGGGGATGTGGGGCTGTCGCCGTACCTGGCGGGATGGAGGGCACTCGTCCA GTTCCTGACTCCCCTCGGCTCCGTCTTCGCCTTCGCCACTAGGGAGGCcttcaccaaggtgacagacctgGAGGCTCGGGTGCACGGCCCGGACGCGGAGCACTACTGGTCGCTGGCGGCCATGGCGGCGTGGGAGCGGAGGGCGGGACTGCTGGAGCAGCCGGGGGCGGCCCCCCGGGACCTGACCCGGAGCTCGGGCTCTCGCACGCTGCTCCTGCTGCACCGCGCGCTGCGctggtcccagctctgcctccaccGGGTGGCGACCGGCGCGCTGGGAGGCCCGGACGCGGGCGTGCAGTGCAGCGACGCCTACCGTGCGGCCCTGGGTTCGCATCACCCCTGGCTGGTCCGTCAGACCGCCCGCCTCGCCTTCCTCGCCTTCCCGGGTCGCCGCCGCCTGCTGGAGCTGGCGTGTCCCGGAGCCACCGAGGCGGAGGCGCGGGCCGCGCTGGTCCGGGCCGCCGGCACCTTGGAGGATGTCTACAACCGCACCCAGAGCCTGCTGGCCGAGCGCGGCCTGCTCCAGCTGGCCTAA
- the GLTPD2 gene encoding glycolipid transfer protein domain-containing protein 2 isoform X1: MGVAVRPPALRHWFSHSIPLAIFALLLLYLSVRSLGELPLPSLAPGGSPESRPSRLKPLSRALTAPLLLSPGARSGCGPRAQPCVPGGTAPFQVRQESGTLEAPERKQPPCLGPRGMLGRMMRRFHASLKPEGDVGLSPYLAGWRALVQFLTPLGSVFAFATREAFTKVTDLEARVHGPDAEHYWSLAAMAAWERRAGLLEQPGAAPRDLTRSSGSRTLLLLHRALRWSQLCLHRVATGALGGPDAGVQCSDAYRAALGSHHPWLVRQTARLAFLAFPGRRRLLELACPGATEAEARAALVRAAGTLEDVYNRTQSLLAERGLLQLA; encoded by the exons ATGGGAGTGGCGGTGCGGCCCCCAGCCCTGCGGCACTGGTTCAGCCACTCAATTCCTCTAGCTATCTTCgcgctgctgctgctttatctcAGTGTTCGGAGCCTAGGTGAGCTGCCCCTTCCCTCACTTGCTCCGGGAGGAAGCCCGGAATCCAGGCCCTCACGACTCAAGCCTCTTTCTCGAGCCCTCACCGCTCCGCTTCTCCTCTCCCCAGGCGCCCGCTCGGGCTGCGGACCCAGGGCGCAGCCCTGCGTTCCAGGGGGAACGGCGCCCTTCCAG GTCCGGCAGGAGTCGGGAACCCTGGAGGCCCCGGAGAGGAAACAGCCTCCGTGTCTGGGCCCTCGGGGGATGCTGGGCCGCATGATGAGGCGGTTCCACGCCAGTCTGAAACCCGAAGGGGATGTGGGGCTGTCGCCGTACCTGGCGGGATGGAGGGCACTCGTCCA GTTCCTGACTCCCCTCGGCTCCGTCTTCGCCTTCGCCACTAGGGAGGCcttcaccaaggtgacagacctgGAGGCTCGGGTGCACGGCCCGGACGCGGAGCACTACTGGTCGCTGGCGGCCATGGCGGCGTGGGAGCGGAGGGCGGGACTGCTGGAGCAGCCGGGGGCGGCCCCCCGGGACCTGACCCGGAGCTCGGGCTCTCGCACGCTGCTCCTGCTGCACCGCGCGCTGCGctggtcccagctctgcctccaccGGGTGGCGACCGGCGCGCTGGGAGGCCCGGACGCGGGCGTGCAGTGCAGCGACGCCTACCGTGCGGCCCTGGGTTCGCATCACCCCTGGCTGGTCCGTCAGACCGCCCGCCTCGCCTTCCTCGCCTTCCCGGGTCGCCGCCGCCTGCTGGAGCTGGCGTGTCCCGGAGCCACCGAGGCGGAGGCGCGGGCCGCGCTGGTCCGGGCCGCCGGCACCTTGGAGGATGTCTACAACCGCACCCAGAGCCTGCTGGCCGAGCGCGGCCTGCTCCAGCTGGCCTAA